The following coding sequences are from one Roseofilum capinflatum BLCC-M114 window:
- a CDS encoding DUF6884 domain-containing protein, with translation MTSRRLLILSCSQAKRSQAEALPALERYDGPAFRVVRRFLNQQPDPALDIYVLSGKFGLICSDRLIPNYDQKMTQARSLELNPSIVTHLEATLKVHDYHRLLICVTKKYLKALKGYSQIIPVSVDVTLATGTLGRKLSVLRQWLYGESLQFLEPVINEQTPATVYFKGVELKLADVNFSEVARQALAQGKGKPYNYQTWYILIDDQRISPKWLVSQLTGFPVSSFHSQAARRLLRQLGIPVYCDL, from the coding sequence ATGACAAGTCGCCGTTTATTGATTTTATCCTGTTCTCAGGCGAAGCGATCGCAAGCAGAAGCTTTACCTGCTCTTGAGCGCTATGATGGGCCCGCTTTTCGAGTTGTACGGCGTTTCCTGAACCAACAGCCCGATCCAGCTTTGGATATCTATGTTCTCTCTGGAAAGTTTGGCTTGATTTGTAGCGATCGGTTAATTCCTAATTATGACCAGAAGATGACCCAAGCGCGATCGTTAGAGTTAAACCCATCCATTGTTACGCATTTAGAAGCGACTCTCAAGGTTCATGATTATCACAGATTACTGATTTGTGTAACCAAAAAGTATTTAAAAGCACTTAAAGGATATAGTCAAATCATTCCTGTTTCTGTTGATGTAACCCTTGCTACTGGAACCCTAGGAAGAAAACTGTCGGTATTACGCCAGTGGCTTTATGGTGAGTCTTTGCAATTTTTAGAACCGGTAATTAATGAACAGACTCCAGCTACAGTCTATTTCAAAGGAGTTGAGCTAAAGTTAGCGGATGTAAATTTTTCTGAAGTTGCCCGTCAAGCTTTGGCACAAGGAAAAGGAAAACCCTATAATTATCAGACATGGTATATTTTGATTGACGATCAAAGGATTTCTCCCAAATGGTTGGTTAGTCAATTAACCGGGTTCCCCGTAAGTTCCTTTCACTCCCAAGCTGCTCGGCGACTTTTGCGACAACTTGGCATTCCAGTTTATTGTGATTTATAA
- a CDS encoding DNA double-strand break repair nuclease NurA — protein sequence MTEPEQLNLFTHEQLTAMTQQAVEDKIQKQPHILIKLQENALKVATNARDNYFKNTAQLISFLQQKNQDNHLFKINHVENPSWSNFQNEIVTFIDGGVGQIDMNSPVPILIRVGSYKVKTGEHDISKREEFTYYPIIFGDLEGGSKERKDFVDIVRITSELLGAIAALERTPDLKVLMIHGPLVYMMNAYAGHTPFTEKDIDLFLGHYKGSEQFAQKLKNDFLKDAKDFYYYNCTDRDNPEDRQDFLNKRLFEPLSWISFLYQRLIREAHNKKRKIKPIIMGVVERNNLREFSFNLFNKIFDDLYKVNQEGYFNNLYGRTDLNNTHIFLERLGYTDTLLLSMLLEKQEFSEPLVIKSKYENLGQGHICFPNESTKRKFNWSPLKPSNRKKGFPKITAFYLKVSETTEPIRIEVFNDLGKEQVLEAAKRVYLYSQLLPGYGFPVGLDVVDKYAKIPKWMTDAYAKQIQYHLAVSLQTGQITDEQMRQLLIQSIYMTKRDWLFRPNV from the coding sequence ATGACAGAACCAGAACAGTTAAACCTATTTACACATGAACAGTTGACAGCTATGACTCAACAGGCTGTAGAAGACAAAATTCAAAAACAGCCTCATATTTTAATAAAACTACAAGAAAATGCTTTAAAGGTAGCTACAAATGCAAGGGATAACTACTTTAAGAATACAGCACAATTAATATCTTTTTTACAGCAAAAGAATCAAGACAATCATCTTTTTAAAATCAATCATGTTGAGAACCCTTCCTGGAGTAATTTCCAAAATGAAATAGTTACTTTTATTGATGGCGGTGTTGGTCAAATTGACATGAACAGTCCAGTACCTATATTAATCAGGGTTGGTTCGTACAAAGTAAAAACAGGAGAACATGATATCTCTAAAAGAGAGGAATTCACTTACTATCCGATCATTTTTGGTGATTTAGAGGGTGGAAGTAAAGAACGCAAAGATTTTGTAGATATCGTGAGAATTACTTCTGAACTTTTAGGCGCAATTGCAGCTTTAGAAAGAACTCCTGACTTAAAGGTATTAATGATTCATGGGCCATTAGTTTATATGATGAATGCTTATGCTGGACATACTCCTTTCACAGAAAAAGATATCGATCTATTTTTAGGACATTATAAAGGCTCTGAACAATTTGCTCAAAAACTCAAGAATGATTTTTTGAAAGATGCAAAAGATTTTTATTATTATAATTGTACCGATCGTGACAATCCTGAAGATCGCCAAGATTTTTTGAATAAAAGATTATTTGAGCCGCTAAGTTGGATTTCCTTTCTTTATCAGAGACTCATTAGAGAAGCCCACAATAAAAAAAGAAAAATAAAACCAATCATCATGGGAGTAGTTGAACGTAATAATCTGCGAGAATTTAGCTTCAATTTGTTCAATAAAATATTTGATGATTTATATAAAGTAAATCAGGAAGGTTATTTTAATAATTTATATGGTCGGACAGATCTAAATAACACACATATTTTTCTAGAACGCTTGGGTTATACAGATACTCTCCTTTTGTCAATGCTTCTTGAAAAACAAGAATTTTCGGAACCTTTGGTAATTAAGAGTAAATATGAAAACCTTGGTCAAGGCCATATATGTTTCCCGAATGAATCTACTAAAAGAAAATTTAACTGGTCACCCCTAAAGCCATCGAATCGAAAAAAAGGTTTTCCTAAAATAACGGCTTTTTACCTAAAAGTTTCAGAGACAACTGAACCAATTAGAATTGAAGTATTTAATGATTTAGGTAAAGAGCAAGTTTTAGAAGCAGCTAAACGAGTATATCTTTATAGCCAACTGCTACCTGGTTATGGTTTTCCGGTTGGTTTGGATGTTGTCGATAAATATGCCAAAATTCCTAAATGGATGACTGATGCTTATGCCAAACAAATTCAATACCACTTGGCTGTTAGTTTACAAACGGGTCAAATAACAGACGAGCAAATGCGTCAACTATTAATCCAATCTATTTATATGACTAAAAGGGATTGGCTATTCCGTCCTAATGTCTAA